One genomic window of Bombus fervidus isolate BK054 chromosome 14, iyBomFerv1, whole genome shotgun sequence includes the following:
- the Glct gene encoding ceramide glucosyltransferase isoform X2, with amino-acid sequence MNSMIYTLYGFAIFFMIFWSVMWIVHVLALIAGHWKLHRKVTQVPTYETPLPGVSIIKPLMGVDPNLFSNLETFFTMQYPRYELLFCVEDDSDPVLMLVRKLIEKYPEVDARLFIGGCNVGVNPKINNMQPAYEAAKHEYVLISDSGIKMKEDTLLDMVNYMTDNVALVHQMPFTCDREGFAAAYEKIFFGTVQSRMYLAADLLRINCHTGMSALLRKAPLDEVGGLKTFGVYLAEDFFYAKSLTDRGWRITVSSQPALQNSGHCELHSFQARLRRWAKLRVAMLPTTIVLEPLSECLVLGACASWAASVLFEWDSLVFYLVHILLWFMFDWTLLSVVQNGPLPFNKLEFVCGWLLSEITRPYLFLQAVLDPLIQWRSRVYKLRI; translated from the exons ATGAACTCCATGATATATACCTTGTACGGCTTCGCTATATTTTTCATGATATTCTGGTCGGTAATGTGGATCGTTCATGTACTGGCACTGATAGCCGGTCACTGGAAGCTGCACCGTAAAGTCACTCAAGTACCAACCTACGAAACGCCCTTACCCGGTGTGTCGATCATAAAGCCCCTGATGGGCGTTGATCCGAATCTGTTCAGCAATTTAGAGACATTCTTTACGATGCAATATCCCCGTTACGAGTTACTGTTCTGCGTGGAAGACGACTCGGATCCGGTGTTGATGTTAGTACGTAAACTGATCGAAAAGTATCCAGAAGTGGATGCGAGACTTTTCATCGGCGGTTGCAACGTGGGTGTGAATCCAAAGATCAACAATATGCAACCAGCGTACGAGGCGGCTAAACACGAGTATGTACTGATTAGTGACAGTGGTATCAAGATGAAGGAGGACACGCTGTTAGACATGGTTAATTACATGACCGACAATGTCGCGTTAGTGCATCAGATGCCGTTTACCTGTGATCGCGAAGGTTTCGCCGCGGCATACGAGAAAATCTTCTTCGGTACTGTACAGTCGCGTATGTACCTAGCCGCTGATTTACTTAGGATCAATTGTCACACAGGGATGTCAGCGTTGCTGAGAAAAGCGCCCCTCGATGAGGTCGGCGGTTTAAAGACGTTCGGTGTGTATTTAGCCGAAGATTTTTTCTACGCAAAGTCACTGACCGACCGTGGTTGGCGAATTACTGTGTCCTCGCAGCCGGCGTTGCAGAATAGCGGTCACTGCGAGTTGCATTCGTTCCAGGCGAGATTACGGAGGTGGGCGAAGCTCAGGGTGGCTATGTTGCCTACCACGATCGTTCTCGAACCGCTTAGCGAGTGTTTAGTGTTAGGTGCCTGTGCTTCCTGGGCGGCCAGCGTACTCTTCGAGTGGGACTCTCTTGTTTTCTATTTGGTACACATACTATTGTGGTTCATGTTCGACTGGACGCTATTGAGCGTCGTCCAGAACGGTCCGTTGCCGTTCAACAAGTTAGAATTCGTATGCGGATGGTTACTCAGCGAGATCACAAGGCCTTATCTTTTCCTTCAGGCAGTTCTAGATCCTCTGATACAGTGGCGGTCGCGTGTCTACAAACTCAG aatataa
- the Dus2 gene encoding dihydrouridine synthase 2 — MNGKAGITMERKRLNYENKLILAPMVRIGTLPMRLLALDYGADIVYTEELIDWKLLRSFRRENDVLGTIDYIDKTDGTVTFRTCLKERNKVVLQIGTCDATRALKVAKMVEQDVAGIDLNMGCPKLFSLVGKMGAALLKEPEIATNILKTLVDNLSIPVTCKIRVLPDLDKTLELCELLQSTGISAIAVHGRTVNERPQHMNRNDVLKKISDRLAIPVIANGGSKEIQKYSDIFKFKEITGCSSVMLARAAEWNCSIFSKEGLLPMEDVIKSYLKYAVDCDNSPSNTKYCIQNILRDQQESTLGKKFLSSQTLEQMCELWNLIDYCLSKKKEFEEKGLLGRSQVSPMREDGKQDEGQPSNKRKISEEEDVTLMHCAFLRNNYVTDLELPKTILHKWTQTQRKKMPNYNTQQKGKLFQSIVTVDGRRYGSSFWEKNKKWAEQGAALVCLFSLGLVNKKALATNCNVPC, encoded by the exons ATGAACGGAAAGGCAGGGATAACGATGGAAAGGAAAAGATTGAATTATGAGAATAAACTTATATTAGCACCTATGGTACGAATTGGTACTCTTCCTATGCGTCTTCTTGCACTTGATTATGGAGCTGATATAGTGTACACGGAAGAATTAATAGACTGGAAATTATTACGATCATTTCGTCGTGAAAATG ATGTTTTAGGTACAATTGATTACATAGATAAAACAGATGGTACAGTGACTTTTCGAACATGTCttaaagagagaaataaagtAGTTTTACAAATTGGTACTTGCGATGCAACAAGAGCATTGAAAGTAGCCAAAATGGTAGAACAAGATGTTGCTGGAATTGATTTAAATATGGGTTGTCCCAAACTATTTTCCTTGGTAGGAAAAATGGGTGCAGCCCTTCTGAAAGAACCAGAAATagctacaaatattttaaaaactttaGTAGATAATTTGAGCATTCCTGTAACTTGTAAAATTCGTGTATTGCCAGATTTAGATAAAACTTTAGAACTTTGTGAACTTTTACAATCGACTGGTATATCAGCGATTGCGGTTCATGGTCGGACTGTTAATGAAAGACCACAACATATGAACCGTAATGATGTTCTGAAGAAAATATCTGATAGGCTTGCTATACCAGTTATAGCAAATGGAGGGtcaaaagaaatacaaaaatattctgataTCTTCAA atTTAAGGAAATAACAGGATGCAGTAGTGTGATGCTTGCACGTGCAGCTGAATGGAACTGTTCAATATTTAGTAAAGAAGGTTTACTTCCCATGGAAGAtgtaataaaatcatatttaaaatatgctGTGGATTGTGATAATTCACCTTCTAATACTAAGTattgtatacaaaatatactcAGGGATCAGCAGGAATCAACATTAGGCAAGAAGTTCCTTAGTTCTCAAACTTTAGAGCAAATGTG TGAATTATGGAACTTAATTGATTATTGTCtttcaaagaagaaagaatttgaagaaaaaggTTTATTGGGAAGATCTCAAGTTTCACCTATGAGAGAAGATGGAAAACAGGATGAGGGACAACcatcaaataaaagaaagatttcAGAGGAGGAGGACGTAACCTTAATGCATTGTGcgtttttaagaaataattatgtaaCAGATCTTGAACTACCAAAAactattttacataaatggacGCAAActcaaaggaaaaaaatgccaAATTATAATACACAACAAAagggaaaattatttcaatccATCGTTACCGTCGATGGACGGAGATATGGATCATCCTTCTG ggaaaaaaataaaaagtggGCAGAACAAGGTGCTGCTCTGGTTTGTCTTTTTTCCTTAGGTCTAGTCAATAAGAAAGCTCTTGCTACAAACTGCAATGTTCCTTGTTGA
- the Glct gene encoding ceramide glucosyltransferase isoform X1: MNSMIYTLYGFAIFFMIFWSVMWIVHVLALIAGHWKLHRKVTQVPTYETPLPGVSIIKPLMGVDPNLFSNLETFFTMQYPRYELLFCVEDDSDPVLMLVRKLIEKYPEVDARLFIGGCNVGVNPKINNMQPAYEAAKHEYVLISDSGIKMKEDTLLDMVNYMTDNVALVHQMPFTCDREGFAAAYEKIFFGTVQSRMYLAADLLRINCHTGMSALLRKAPLDEVGGLKTFGVYLAEDFFYAKSLTDRGWRITVSSQPALQNSGHCELHSFQARLRRWAKLRVAMLPTTIVLEPLSECLVLGACASWAASVLFEWDSLVFYLVHILLWFMFDWTLLSVVQNGPLPFNKLEFVCGWLLSEITRPYLFLQAVLDPLIQWRSRVYKLRWGGVAEENINIEKR; encoded by the exons ATGAACTCCATGATATATACCTTGTACGGCTTCGCTATATTTTTCATGATATTCTGGTCGGTAATGTGGATCGTTCATGTACTGGCACTGATAGCCGGTCACTGGAAGCTGCACCGTAAAGTCACTCAAGTACCAACCTACGAAACGCCCTTACCCGGTGTGTCGATCATAAAGCCCCTGATGGGCGTTGATCCGAATCTGTTCAGCAATTTAGAGACATTCTTTACGATGCAATATCCCCGTTACGAGTTACTGTTCTGCGTGGAAGACGACTCGGATCCGGTGTTGATGTTAGTACGTAAACTGATCGAAAAGTATCCAGAAGTGGATGCGAGACTTTTCATCGGCGGTTGCAACGTGGGTGTGAATCCAAAGATCAACAATATGCAACCAGCGTACGAGGCGGCTAAACACGAGTATGTACTGATTAGTGACAGTGGTATCAAGATGAAGGAGGACACGCTGTTAGACATGGTTAATTACATGACCGACAATGTCGCGTTAGTGCATCAGATGCCGTTTACCTGTGATCGCGAAGGTTTCGCCGCGGCATACGAGAAAATCTTCTTCGGTACTGTACAGTCGCGTATGTACCTAGCCGCTGATTTACTTAGGATCAATTGTCACACAGGGATGTCAGCGTTGCTGAGAAAAGCGCCCCTCGATGAGGTCGGCGGTTTAAAGACGTTCGGTGTGTATTTAGCCGAAGATTTTTTCTACGCAAAGTCACTGACCGACCGTGGTTGGCGAATTACTGTGTCCTCGCAGCCGGCGTTGCAGAATAGCGGTCACTGCGAGTTGCATTCGTTCCAGGCGAGATTACGGAGGTGGGCGAAGCTCAGGGTGGCTATGTTGCCTACCACGATCGTTCTCGAACCGCTTAGCGAGTGTTTAGTGTTAGGTGCCTGTGCTTCCTGGGCGGCCAGCGTACTCTTCGAGTGGGACTCTCTTGTTTTCTATTTGGTACACATACTATTGTGGTTCATGTTCGACTGGACGCTATTGAGCGTCGTCCAGAACGGTCCGTTGCCGTTCAACAAGTTAGAATTCGTATGCGGATGGTTACTCAGCGAGATCACAAGGCCTTATCTTTTCCTTCAGGCAGTTCTAGATCCTCTGATACAGTGGCGGTCGCGTGTCTACAAACTCAGGTGGGGTGGAGTCGCGGAAGAG aatataaatatagaaaaaagatAG
- the LOC139994494 gene encoding uncharacterized protein, with amino-acid sequence MICPSSILAHLAKFFVTVACMRTFSNKYDKTSTWSFHAFQILLSHSILGVLRFGAPFLTSATSVAKYLRIFYNWYSMIVDVISLALFTAGILQGYGIRERVWLTVFSVSILPIFSHLQPRRKENQIRRHQLFMNIIITLQLLMIMLVGLRNSNYNVISLIISYIFERFFIDEFSYYYDIPSTDLAQYSLCFVEIFMVFTLNEV; translated from the exons ATGATCTGTCCAAGCAGCATCTTAGCACATTTAGCGAAATTCTTCGTGACAGTTGCTTGCATGAGAACTTTCAGTAATAAGTATGATAAAACAAGCACCTGGTCATTTCATGCCTTTCAAATTCTACTTTCACACTCCATACTGGGAGTACTCAGGTTTG GAGCTCCATTTCTTACATCAGCAACCAGTGTAGCAAAGTATTTAAGGATCTTCTACAATTGGTACTCTATGATCGTTGATGTTATATCATTGGCATTATTCACTGCTGGTATCTTACAAGGATATGGGATTCGTGAAAGAGTTTGGCTCACAGTATTTTCTGTGAGTATTTTGCCAATATTTTCTCATCTACAACCAAGGCGAAAAGAAAACCAAATACGAAGGCATCAGTTAttcatgaatattattattactcttCAATTGCTAATGATTATGTTGGTCGGTTTGAGAAATAGTAATTACAATGTTattagtttaattatttcctatatattcgaaagattttttattgatgaattttcttattattatgatattcCAAGTACTGATTTGGCTCAATATTCTCTCTGTTTTGTGGAAATTTTCATGGTTTTCACTTTAAATgaagtataa
- the Glct gene encoding ceramide glucosyltransferase isoform X3, whose product MNSMIYTLYGFAIFFMIFWSVMWIVHVLALIAGHWKLHRKVTQVPTYETPLPGVSIIKPLMGVDPNLFSNLETFFTMQYPRYELLFCVEDDSDPVLMLVRKLIEKYPEVDARLFIGGCNVGVNPKINNMQPAYEAAKHEYVLISDSGIKMKEDTLLDMVNYMTDNVALVHQMPFTCDREGFAAAYEKIFFGTVQSRMYLAADLLRINCHTGMSALLRKAPLDEVGGLKTFGVYLAEDFFYAKSLTDRGWRITVSSQPALQNSGHCELHSFQARLRRWAKLRVAMLPTTIVLEPLSECLVLGACASWAASVLFEWDSLVFYLVHILLWFMFDWTLLSVVQNGPLPFNKLEFVCGWLLSEITRPYLFLQAVLDPLIQWRSRVYKLRWGGVAEEVKAKVKY is encoded by the coding sequence ATGAACTCCATGATATATACCTTGTACGGCTTCGCTATATTTTTCATGATATTCTGGTCGGTAATGTGGATCGTTCATGTACTGGCACTGATAGCCGGTCACTGGAAGCTGCACCGTAAAGTCACTCAAGTACCAACCTACGAAACGCCCTTACCCGGTGTGTCGATCATAAAGCCCCTGATGGGCGTTGATCCGAATCTGTTCAGCAATTTAGAGACATTCTTTACGATGCAATATCCCCGTTACGAGTTACTGTTCTGCGTGGAAGACGACTCGGATCCGGTGTTGATGTTAGTACGTAAACTGATCGAAAAGTATCCAGAAGTGGATGCGAGACTTTTCATCGGCGGTTGCAACGTGGGTGTGAATCCAAAGATCAACAATATGCAACCAGCGTACGAGGCGGCTAAACACGAGTATGTACTGATTAGTGACAGTGGTATCAAGATGAAGGAGGACACGCTGTTAGACATGGTTAATTACATGACCGACAATGTCGCGTTAGTGCATCAGATGCCGTTTACCTGTGATCGCGAAGGTTTCGCCGCGGCATACGAGAAAATCTTCTTCGGTACTGTACAGTCGCGTATGTACCTAGCCGCTGATTTACTTAGGATCAATTGTCACACAGGGATGTCAGCGTTGCTGAGAAAAGCGCCCCTCGATGAGGTCGGCGGTTTAAAGACGTTCGGTGTGTATTTAGCCGAAGATTTTTTCTACGCAAAGTCACTGACCGACCGTGGTTGGCGAATTACTGTGTCCTCGCAGCCGGCGTTGCAGAATAGCGGTCACTGCGAGTTGCATTCGTTCCAGGCGAGATTACGGAGGTGGGCGAAGCTCAGGGTGGCTATGTTGCCTACCACGATCGTTCTCGAACCGCTTAGCGAGTGTTTAGTGTTAGGTGCCTGTGCTTCCTGGGCGGCCAGCGTACTCTTCGAGTGGGACTCTCTTGTTTTCTATTTGGTACACATACTATTGTGGTTCATGTTCGACTGGACGCTATTGAGCGTCGTCCAGAACGGTCCGTTGCCGTTCAACAAGTTAGAATTCGTATGCGGATGGTTACTCAGCGAGATCACAAGGCCTTATCTTTTCCTTCAGGCAGTTCTAGATCCTCTGATACAGTGGCGGTCGCGTGTCTACAAACTCAGGTGGGGTGGAGTCGCGGAAGAGGTTAAGGCAAAagtcaaatattaa
- the Hay gene encoding ATP-dependent DNA helicase hay isoform X2, translating to MILKSDCTLRPLWVAPNGHIFLESFSPVYKHAHDFLIAISEPVCRPEHIHEYKLTAYSLYAAVSVGLQTHDIIEYLKRLSKTSIPDGIIEFIKLCTLSYGKVKLVLKHNKYFVESPYPEVLQKLLKDPVIQECRLKKTVEDEKDEIITNVQSKTKAPQFGAKAVTNVPTGNTKVTETTNDQVPAEIAAVPEDITTFYDKMDKEDEDEEEEHELKTVSFEVNQEKIEVIQKRCIELEYPLLAEYDFRNDTVNPDINIDLKPSAVLRPYQEKSLRKMFGNGRARSGVIVLPCGAGKSLVGVTACCTVRKRALVLCNSGVSVEQWKQQFKMWSTADDSMICRFTSEAKDKPMGCGILITTYSMITHTQKRSWEAEQTMRWLQEQEWGIMVLDEVHTIPAKMFRRVLTIVQSHCKLGLTATLLREDDKIADLNFLIGPKLYEANWLELQKRGFIARVQCAEVWCPMSPEFYREYLGCKMTKKLLLYVMNPNKFRCCQYLIRYHERRGDKTIVFSDNVFALKHYAIKMNKPYIYGPTSQSERIQILQNFKFNTKVNTIFVSKVADTSFDLPEANVLIQISSHGGSRRQEAQRLGRILRAKKGAIAEEYNAFFYTLVSLDTMEMNYSRKRQRFLVNQGYAYKVITKLAGMEEEPDLMYTSREEQGHLLQQVLSASDIDADEERIPGEGPRPIVRKAGNMTSMSGADDAVYYEYKKAPSSSTANKHPLFKKFRT from the exons ATGATTTTAAAATCTGATTGTACTTTAAGGCCACTTTGGGTG gCACCAAATGGACATATTTTTTTGGAATCTTTTTCACCTGTATACAAACATGCtcatgattttttaattgctaTCTCAGAGCCGGTGTGTCGTCCAGAACACATTCACgag tataaATTAACTGCTTATTCTTTGTATGCTGCTGTTAGTGTTGGGCTTCAAACTCatgatataatagaatatttaaaaagactTAGTAAAACTAGTATTCCTGATGGgattatagaatttataaaattgtgtaCATTGTCATATGGCAAGGTAAAGTTGGTATTAAAgcacaataaatattttgtcgaATCTCCGTATCCCGaagtattacaaaaattactgAAGGATCCTGTAATTCAAGAATGTAGGTTGAAAAAGACTGTAGAAGATGAAAAAGATGAGATAATCACAAATGTTCAAAGCAAAACAAAAGCACCACAG TTTGGAGCAAAAGCAGTGACTAATGTTCCAACTGGAAACACTAAAGTAACAGAAACGACTAACGATCAGGTTCCAGCAGAAATAGCTGCTGTTCCCGAAGATATTACTACCTTCTATGATAAAATGGATAAAGAGgatgaagatgaagaagaagaacacgAATTAAAGACAGTTAGTTTTGAAGTAAATCag GAAAAAATTGAAGTTATTCAAAAAAGATGTATAGAATTGGAGTACCCGTTATTGGCAGAATATGATTTTCGCAATGATACCGTAAATCCAGACATAAA catTGATTTGAAACCGTCGGCTGTACTGAGGCCCTATCAGGAGAAGAGTTTAAGGAAGATGTTCGGAAATGGGCGTGCTAGATCAGGCGTTATTGTTTTACCTTGCGGTGCCGGTAAAAGTTTAGTTGGAGTAACAGCTTGTTGTACAGTTCGGAAACGTGCGTTGGTCTTATGTAATTCTGGAGTATCGGTAGAACAATGGAAGCAACAATTTAAAATGTGGTCTACCGCGGATGATTCAATGATTTGTCGATTCACAAGCGAAGCAAAGGACAAACCTATGGGTTGTGGAATTTTAATCACAACATATTCTATGATCACTCATACGCAAAAACGTTCATGGGAAGCGGAACAAACTATGCGATGGCTCCAAGAACAGGAATGGGGAATTATGGTTTTAGATG AGGTACATACGATTCCGGCAAAAATGTTCAGAAGAGTGTTAACAATCGTTCAGTCCCATTGCAAATTGGGATTGACCGCAACATTACTTCGAGAAGATGATAAAATTGCTGATCTCAATTTTTTGATTGGACCTAAATTGTACGAGGCCAACTGGTTAGAATTGCAAAAAAGGGGCTTTATCGCAAGAGTACAATGTGCCGAAGTTTGGTGTCCTATGTCGCCGGAATTTTATAGGGAATATCTTGGTTGCAAAATGACTAAAAAATTG TTGCTTTATGTGATGAATCCTAACAAATTTCGTTGCTGCCaatatttaatacgatatcATGAAAGGCGTGGCGATAAAACCATTGTTTTCTCAGATAACGTTTTTGCTTTGAAACATTATGCCATTAAAATGAACAAACCGTATATCTATGGTCCCACTAGTCaa AGCGAacgaatacaaattttgcaaaatttcaaattcaacaCTAAAGTAAATACCATATTTGTGAGTAAAGTGGCAGACACTTCCTTTGATTTACCAGAGGCTAATGTCTTAATTCAAATATCTTCGCACGGCGGTTCACGACGTCAAGAAGCACAACGTTTAGGACGAATTTTAAGAGCTAAAAAAG GTGCTATCGCGGAGGAATATAATGCATTTTTTTACACTTTGGTATCACTAGATACGATGGAAATGAATTACTCGAGAAAGCGTCAGCGTTTTCTTGTAAACCAAGGATATGCTTACAAGGTCATTACAAAACTTGCAGGAATGGAAGAA GAACCAGATTTGATGTATACATCTAGAGAAGAACAGGGTCATTTGCTACAACAAGTCCTGTCTGCGAGTGACATTGATGCGGACGAGGAAAGAATACCTGGAGAAGGACCCAGACCT ATTGTACGCAAAGCCGGAAACATGACTTCGATGTCTGGCGCGGACGATGCGGTTTATTACGAATATAAGAAGGCTCCTAGTTCATCTACAGCAAATAAACATCcgctgtttaaaaaatttaggacataa
- the Hay gene encoding ATP-dependent DNA helicase hay isoform X1, translated as MGPPKRFKKDNDRGKWKKRKEDPEEYNDDDTLDDNETEGIPDAAKNDVEKQDDTALEDEFGAKDYRSQMILKSDCTLRPLWVAPNGHIFLESFSPVYKHAHDFLIAISEPVCRPEHIHEYKLTAYSLYAAVSVGLQTHDIIEYLKRLSKTSIPDGIIEFIKLCTLSYGKVKLVLKHNKYFVESPYPEVLQKLLKDPVIQECRLKKTVEDEKDEIITNVQSKTKAPQFGAKAVTNVPTGNTKVTETTNDQVPAEIAAVPEDITTFYDKMDKEDEDEEEEHELKTVSFEVNQEKIEVIQKRCIELEYPLLAEYDFRNDTVNPDINIDLKPSAVLRPYQEKSLRKMFGNGRARSGVIVLPCGAGKSLVGVTACCTVRKRALVLCNSGVSVEQWKQQFKMWSTADDSMICRFTSEAKDKPMGCGILITTYSMITHTQKRSWEAEQTMRWLQEQEWGIMVLDEVHTIPAKMFRRVLTIVQSHCKLGLTATLLREDDKIADLNFLIGPKLYEANWLELQKRGFIARVQCAEVWCPMSPEFYREYLGCKMTKKLLLYVMNPNKFRCCQYLIRYHERRGDKTIVFSDNVFALKHYAIKMNKPYIYGPTSQSERIQILQNFKFNTKVNTIFVSKVADTSFDLPEANVLIQISSHGGSRRQEAQRLGRILRAKKGAIAEEYNAFFYTLVSLDTMEMNYSRKRQRFLVNQGYAYKVITKLAGMEEEPDLMYTSREEQGHLLQQVLSASDIDADEERIPGEGPRPIVRKAGNMTSMSGADDAVYYEYKKAPSSSTANKHPLFKKFRT; from the exons atggGCCCACCAAAACGTTTTAAAAAAGACAATG ATAGAGGTAAATGGAAAAAGCGTAAAGAGGATCCAGAAGAATACAATGACGATGATACTTTAGATGATAATGAAACTGAAGGTATACCTGATGCAGCCAAAAATGATGTTGAAAAGCAAGATGATACAGCATTGGAAGATGAATTTGGTGCAAAGGATTATCGCTCGCAGATGATTTTAAAATCTGATTGTACTTTAAGGCCACTTTGGGTG gCACCAAATGGACATATTTTTTTGGAATCTTTTTCACCTGTATACAAACATGCtcatgattttttaattgctaTCTCAGAGCCGGTGTGTCGTCCAGAACACATTCACgag tataaATTAACTGCTTATTCTTTGTATGCTGCTGTTAGTGTTGGGCTTCAAACTCatgatataatagaatatttaaaaagactTAGTAAAACTAGTATTCCTGATGGgattatagaatttataaaattgtgtaCATTGTCATATGGCAAGGTAAAGTTGGTATTAAAgcacaataaatattttgtcgaATCTCCGTATCCCGaagtattacaaaaattactgAAGGATCCTGTAATTCAAGAATGTAGGTTGAAAAAGACTGTAGAAGATGAAAAAGATGAGATAATCACAAATGTTCAAAGCAAAACAAAAGCACCACAG TTTGGAGCAAAAGCAGTGACTAATGTTCCAACTGGAAACACTAAAGTAACAGAAACGACTAACGATCAGGTTCCAGCAGAAATAGCTGCTGTTCCCGAAGATATTACTACCTTCTATGATAAAATGGATAAAGAGgatgaagatgaagaagaagaacacgAATTAAAGACAGTTAGTTTTGAAGTAAATCag GAAAAAATTGAAGTTATTCAAAAAAGATGTATAGAATTGGAGTACCCGTTATTGGCAGAATATGATTTTCGCAATGATACCGTAAATCCAGACATAAA catTGATTTGAAACCGTCGGCTGTACTGAGGCCCTATCAGGAGAAGAGTTTAAGGAAGATGTTCGGAAATGGGCGTGCTAGATCAGGCGTTATTGTTTTACCTTGCGGTGCCGGTAAAAGTTTAGTTGGAGTAACAGCTTGTTGTACAGTTCGGAAACGTGCGTTGGTCTTATGTAATTCTGGAGTATCGGTAGAACAATGGAAGCAACAATTTAAAATGTGGTCTACCGCGGATGATTCAATGATTTGTCGATTCACAAGCGAAGCAAAGGACAAACCTATGGGTTGTGGAATTTTAATCACAACATATTCTATGATCACTCATACGCAAAAACGTTCATGGGAAGCGGAACAAACTATGCGATGGCTCCAAGAACAGGAATGGGGAATTATGGTTTTAGATG AGGTACATACGATTCCGGCAAAAATGTTCAGAAGAGTGTTAACAATCGTTCAGTCCCATTGCAAATTGGGATTGACCGCAACATTACTTCGAGAAGATGATAAAATTGCTGATCTCAATTTTTTGATTGGACCTAAATTGTACGAGGCCAACTGGTTAGAATTGCAAAAAAGGGGCTTTATCGCAAGAGTACAATGTGCCGAAGTTTGGTGTCCTATGTCGCCGGAATTTTATAGGGAATATCTTGGTTGCAAAATGACTAAAAAATTG TTGCTTTATGTGATGAATCCTAACAAATTTCGTTGCTGCCaatatttaatacgatatcATGAAAGGCGTGGCGATAAAACCATTGTTTTCTCAGATAACGTTTTTGCTTTGAAACATTATGCCATTAAAATGAACAAACCGTATATCTATGGTCCCACTAGTCaa AGCGAacgaatacaaattttgcaaaatttcaaattcaacaCTAAAGTAAATACCATATTTGTGAGTAAAGTGGCAGACACTTCCTTTGATTTACCAGAGGCTAATGTCTTAATTCAAATATCTTCGCACGGCGGTTCACGACGTCAAGAAGCACAACGTTTAGGACGAATTTTAAGAGCTAAAAAAG GTGCTATCGCGGAGGAATATAATGCATTTTTTTACACTTTGGTATCACTAGATACGATGGAAATGAATTACTCGAGAAAGCGTCAGCGTTTTCTTGTAAACCAAGGATATGCTTACAAGGTCATTACAAAACTTGCAGGAATGGAAGAA GAACCAGATTTGATGTATACATCTAGAGAAGAACAGGGTCATTTGCTACAACAAGTCCTGTCTGCGAGTGACATTGATGCGGACGAGGAAAGAATACCTGGAGAAGGACCCAGACCT ATTGTACGCAAAGCCGGAAACATGACTTCGATGTCTGGCGCGGACGATGCGGTTTATTACGAATATAAGAAGGCTCCTAGTTCATCTACAGCAAATAAACATCcgctgtttaaaaaatttaggacataa